In the Periophthalmus magnuspinnatus isolate fPerMag1 chromosome 4, fPerMag1.2.pri, whole genome shotgun sequence genome, one interval contains:
- the stxbp3 gene encoding syntaxin-binding protein 3 → MASGLDHGLKRSVWKRIKETIIEDCRKSDSWKILILDPFTTKLLSSCCKMSDLMAEKITIVEDLYKSREPVLEIKAIYFMTPTTKCVDAFIRDFKPKPKYKSAYVYFTDYCPDDLFNNMKLSCGKYIRVCKEIHISFMPQEAQVFTCNNPGAFHSIYSPHSQDRKRTLETLADQLVTLCDTLDEYPGVRYKKDSNMENAKILAELVDNKLAKHYDLDESGKKKGKTQAQLLILERGFDPVSPILHELTYQAMAYDLVDINEDTYKYKAKDGAEKQALLNEDDMLWVKIRHKHIAEVTELIPKMVKEISASKKQPDAKITISNLSQMMKKMPAFRKQITEKTVHLQLAEDCMRQFQNNVEKLCKAEQDLAVGSDVEGVKVKDPMRTLLPVLLHPYSIPDKIRAVLLYIFSVNGTTEENLNKLIQHVKIEDQKEFILNWKELGVPIITSPSLFSRKPSRRDRSQGETYNLSRWTPVIKDIMEDAVENKLDTKDWPHQSECPAAWNGSGAVSARQKHKPSSQDERRGARLIIFIIGGVTHSEMRCAYDVTQAVKSCEVIIGSSHILTPTSLLNDIKALSKGPMETFNIDERSNA, encoded by the exons atggcatcgGGCTTGGATCACGGGCTGAAAAGAAGTGTTTGGAAAA GAATAAAAGAAACCATAATTGAAGACTGCAGAAAGTCAGACTCATGGAAG ATCTTGATCCTGGATCCATTCACGACCAAACTTCTGTCATCATGCTGCAAAATGTCAGATCTGATGGCAGAAAAAATCACTA TTGTGGAGGACTTGTACAAAAGCCGAGAGCCTGTTTTAGAAATTAAGGCCATCTACTTCATGACACCAACAActaag TGTGTGGACGCCTTCATTCGAGACTTCAAGCCCAAACCCAAATATAAATCAGCGTATGTTTATTTCACCGACT ACTGTCCCGATGACCTCTTCAACAACATGAAGCTCTCATGTGGAAAGTACATCCGAGTCTGTAAAGAAATCCACATTTCCTTCATGCCTCAAGAAGCACAA GTATTCACATGCAACAACCCTGGAGCCTTCCACAGTATCTACAGCCCGCACAGCCAGGACAGAAAGAGGACACTGGAGACGCTGGCCGACCAACTGGTGACTCTATGTGACACCCTGGATGAGTACCCAGGGGTCAGATACAAGAA GGACAGCAACATGGAGAATGCAAAGATACTTGCTGAGCTGGTGGACAACAAACTGGCCAAACATTACGACCTAGACGAGAGTGGGAAGAAAAAG GGAAAGACTCAAGCCCAGCTCTTGATCCTGGAGCGAGGGTTTGATCCTGTCAGTCCCATTTTACATGAACTCACCTACCAGGCCATGGCCTACGACCTCGTGGACATCAATGAAGACACAtacaa GTATAAGGCTAAAGACGGAGCAGAGAAACAGGCTCTTCTCAATGAGGACGACATGCTGTGGGTTAAGATTCGGCACAAACACATCGCAGAAGTCACAGA ACTAATTCCAAAGATGGTGAAAGAAATCTCTGCCAGCAAGAAGCAGCCGGATGCAAAG ATTACAATTAGTAATTTGTCCcagatgatgaagaagatgcCTGCATTCCGTAAACAAATCACAGAG AAAACGGTCCATCTACAGTTGGCTGAGGACTGCATGAGACAGTTTCAGAACAACGTTGAGAAATTGTGCAAAGCTGAACAG GACCTGGCCGTGGGCTCAGACGTGGAGGGGGTCAAAGTGAAGGACCCTATGAGGACGCTACTTCCCGTGTTACTCCATCCCTACAGTATCCCAGACAAGATCCGAGCCGTGCTGCTGTATATCTTCAGTGTTAACg GAACAACAGAAGAAAACTTGAATAAACTCATCCAACATGTGAAGATAGAAGACCAAAAGGAATTTATCCTGAACTGGAAAGAGCTGGGAGTTCCCATTATTACATCG CCAAGTTTATTCTCCCGAAAACCATCCCGGAGAGACCGATCTCAGGGGGAAACCTATAACCTGTCGAGATGGACACCAGTCATTAAAGACATCATGGAG GATGCGGTGGAGAACAAACTGGACACCAAAGACTGGCCTCATCAGTCGGAGTGTCCGGCCGCATGGAATGGCTCTGGAGCGGTCAG CGCCCGTCAAAAGCACAAGCCGAGCTCCCAGGATGAGCGGAGGGGCGCCAGGTTGATCATCTTTATCATCGGAGGGGTCACACACTCAGAGATGCGCTGTGCCTATGACGTCACCCAGGCAGTCAAGTCCTGTGAAGTCATCATCG gtTCATCTCATATTCTCACACCGACCAGCCTCCTCAATGACATCAAGGCTCTGAGCAAAGGCCCTATGGAGACTTTTAATATCGATGAGCGAAGCAACGCCTGA